The Manihot esculenta cultivar AM560-2 chromosome 11, M.esculenta_v8, whole genome shotgun sequence genome includes a region encoding these proteins:
- the LOC110626535 gene encoding OVARIAN TUMOR DOMAIN-containing deubiquitinating enzyme 6 isoform X2, whose amino-acid sequence MTRILVQRGSSSSSNQSRAGSSSAARPETQVTVTTQVFSSLKDEIIGDEPQELHIDELLEYCGNSDNKPSKSDDLLMEGLHGDRNESLSDETVDTEKIVDTERVGSGDLIKELGGLRIVERPAAEGEGCSSVFPEVTSGSAQPPPPPVPPPKPLAPNSNSNLRRFASGSSNSVRIGSSRRAVAWPVVSSRTSPSGSRPSSPRSHGDTEGYNSADEQNPCFVSSYDDLERERQFEIDIRRSKGLEVKKMLEDGNCLFRAVADQVYGDPEAYDLIRQMCIDYMERERDHFSQFITEGFTFYCKRKRRDKVYGNNVEIQALSEMYNRPIHIYSYSTEPINIFHGSYSTDTPPIRLSYHHGNHYNSLVDPRRLAIGAGLGFSCLRGTNVDKDQVKAAIKAQQDQQIDNALLAEGRFYSDLELTEKEIERMVMEASRAEYLANDKLIQQLGHKESSTSGAEPSSSGARSSGSETKVRARSLQDSVLSSSMQMVLSMGFSYLQVIEAYNIFGDDVDSMVCYLLETGSSRRKGKATE is encoded by the exons ATGACTCGGATTTTGGTTCAACGAGGCAGCAGTTCTTCTTCAAACCAGAGCCGAGCAGGGTCCTCTTCAGCTGCTCGACCAGAGACACAGGTTACAGTTACTACTCAGGTCTTTTCATCTCTGAAAGATGAGATAATTGGTGATGAGCCACAGGAGCTTCATATTGATGAGCTCTTGGAGTATTGCGGGAACAGTGACAACAAGCCATCAAAGAGTGATGATCTTTTAATGGAAGGTTTACATGGTGATAGGAATGAGAGTTTGAGTGATGAAACTGTAGATACTGAGAAAATAGTTGATACTGAGCGTGTTGGATCAGGGGACTTGATAAAAGAATTGGGTGGGTTGAGGATAGTGGAGAGGCCTGCTGCTGAGGGTGAAGGTTGTAGCAGTGTTTTTCCAGAGGTTACCAGTGGAAGTGCACAACCACCACCCCCTCCCGTGCCACCTCCAAAACCTCTGGCaccaaattcaaattcaaatttgagGAGGTTTGCATCGGGGAGTTCCAATTCTGTGCGAATTGGATCATCTAGAAGAGCAGTTGCTTGGCCTGTTGTTTCTAGTAGGACTTCACCATCTGGGTCACGGCCCTCCTCTCCTAGGTCACATGGTGATACTGAGGGATATAATAGTGCTGATGAGCAGAACCCTTGCTTTGTTTCTTCCTACGATGATTTG GAAAGAGAACGCCAATTTGAGATTGACATAAGGCGGTCTAAAGGATTAGAAGTCAAAAAAATGTTGGAGGATGGGAATTGTCTCTTTCGTGCTGTGGCAGATCAAGTTTATGGAGATCCTGAAGCATATGATTTGATTAGACAAATGTGCATAGATTATatg GAACGAGAGAGGGACCACTTTTCTCAGTTTATAACAGAAGGTTTTACATTCTACTGTAAGAGGAAGAGAAGAGATAAG GTGTATGGGAACAATGTGGAGATCCAGGCTTTATCAGAAATGTATAACCGGCCAATACATATTTACTCCTACAGCACAG AACCTATCAACATATTTCATGGAAGCTACAGCACTGATACACCACCCATAAGGCTAAGTTATCATCATGGTAATCATTACAACTCTCTTGTTGACCCACGTCGACTGGCAATTGGTGCGGGGCTTGGTTTCAGCTGTCTTCGAGGG ACGAATGTGGACAAGGATCAGGTCAAAGCTGCAATCAAAGCCCAACAGGATCAGCAGATTGATAAT GCACTTTTAGCAGAGGGGAGATTTTACTCGGATCTTGAGCTTACTGAGAAGGAGATTGAACGAATGGTTATGGAAGCTTCTCGTGCAGAGTATCTTGCCAATGACAAGCTGATTCAGCAGCTTGGTCACAAAGAATCTTCTACTTCTGGTGCTGAACCATCATCTTCTGGAGCTA GATCATCAGGCAGTGAGACGAAGGTTAGAGCACGGAGTTTACAGGATAGTGTTCTCAGCAGTAGTATGCAGATGGTTCTGTCGATGGGATTCAGCTATCTGCAAGTGATCGAGGCTTACAACATATTTGGCGATGATGTGGATTCGATGGTTTGTTACCTATTGGAAACTGGCAGTAGCAGGCGCAAAGGCAAAGCAACTGAATGA
- the LOC110626535 gene encoding OVARIAN TUMOR DOMAIN-containing deubiquitinating enzyme 6 isoform X1: MTRILVQRGSSSSSNQSRAGSSSAARPETQVTVTTQVFSSLKDEIIGDEPQELHIDELLEYCGNSDNKPSKSDDLLMEGLHGDRNESLSDETVDTEKIVDTERVGSGDLIKELGGLRIVERPAAEGEGCSSVFPEVTSGSAQPPPPPVPPPKPLAPNSNSNLRRFASGSSNSVRIGSSRRAVAWPVVSSRTSPSGSRPSSPRSHGDTEGYNSADEQNPCFVSSYDDLERERQFEIDIRRSKGLEVKKMLEDGNCLFRAVADQVYGDPEAYDLIRQMCIDYMERERDHFSQFITEGFTFYCKRKRRDKPSHFNWQVYGNNVEIQALSEMYNRPIHIYSYSTEPINIFHGSYSTDTPPIRLSYHHGNHYNSLVDPRRLAIGAGLGFSCLRGTNVDKDQVKAAIKAQQDQQIDNALLAEGRFYSDLELTEKEIERMVMEASRAEYLANDKLIQQLGHKESSTSGAEPSSSGARSSGSETKVRARSLQDSVLSSSMQMVLSMGFSYLQVIEAYNIFGDDVDSMVCYLLETGSSRRKGKATE; this comes from the exons ATGACTCGGATTTTGGTTCAACGAGGCAGCAGTTCTTCTTCAAACCAGAGCCGAGCAGGGTCCTCTTCAGCTGCTCGACCAGAGACACAGGTTACAGTTACTACTCAGGTCTTTTCATCTCTGAAAGATGAGATAATTGGTGATGAGCCACAGGAGCTTCATATTGATGAGCTCTTGGAGTATTGCGGGAACAGTGACAACAAGCCATCAAAGAGTGATGATCTTTTAATGGAAGGTTTACATGGTGATAGGAATGAGAGTTTGAGTGATGAAACTGTAGATACTGAGAAAATAGTTGATACTGAGCGTGTTGGATCAGGGGACTTGATAAAAGAATTGGGTGGGTTGAGGATAGTGGAGAGGCCTGCTGCTGAGGGTGAAGGTTGTAGCAGTGTTTTTCCAGAGGTTACCAGTGGAAGTGCACAACCACCACCCCCTCCCGTGCCACCTCCAAAACCTCTGGCaccaaattcaaattcaaatttgagGAGGTTTGCATCGGGGAGTTCCAATTCTGTGCGAATTGGATCATCTAGAAGAGCAGTTGCTTGGCCTGTTGTTTCTAGTAGGACTTCACCATCTGGGTCACGGCCCTCCTCTCCTAGGTCACATGGTGATACTGAGGGATATAATAGTGCTGATGAGCAGAACCCTTGCTTTGTTTCTTCCTACGATGATTTG GAAAGAGAACGCCAATTTGAGATTGACATAAGGCGGTCTAAAGGATTAGAAGTCAAAAAAATGTTGGAGGATGGGAATTGTCTCTTTCGTGCTGTGGCAGATCAAGTTTATGGAGATCCTGAAGCATATGATTTGATTAGACAAATGTGCATAGATTATatg GAACGAGAGAGGGACCACTTTTCTCAGTTTATAACAGAAGGTTTTACATTCTACTGTAAGAGGAAGAGAAGAGATAAG CCTTCTCATTTCAATTGGCAGGTGTATGGGAACAATGTGGAGATCCAGGCTTTATCAGAAATGTATAACCGGCCAATACATATTTACTCCTACAGCACAG AACCTATCAACATATTTCATGGAAGCTACAGCACTGATACACCACCCATAAGGCTAAGTTATCATCATGGTAATCATTACAACTCTCTTGTTGACCCACGTCGACTGGCAATTGGTGCGGGGCTTGGTTTCAGCTGTCTTCGAGGG ACGAATGTGGACAAGGATCAGGTCAAAGCTGCAATCAAAGCCCAACAGGATCAGCAGATTGATAAT GCACTTTTAGCAGAGGGGAGATTTTACTCGGATCTTGAGCTTACTGAGAAGGAGATTGAACGAATGGTTATGGAAGCTTCTCGTGCAGAGTATCTTGCCAATGACAAGCTGATTCAGCAGCTTGGTCACAAAGAATCTTCTACTTCTGGTGCTGAACCATCATCTTCTGGAGCTA GATCATCAGGCAGTGAGACGAAGGTTAGAGCACGGAGTTTACAGGATAGTGTTCTCAGCAGTAGTATGCAGATGGTTCTGTCGATGGGATTCAGCTATCTGCAAGTGATCGAGGCTTACAACATATTTGGCGATGATGTGGATTCGATGGTTTGTTACCTATTGGAAACTGGCAGTAGCAGGCGCAAAGGCAAAGCAACTGAATGA
- the LOC110626479 gene encoding mRNA-decapping enzyme-like protein, whose protein sequence is MSQNGKLMPNLDQHSTKLLNLTVLQRIDPFVEEILITAAHVTFYEFNIELSQWSRKDVEGSLFVVKRNTQPRFQFIVMNRRNTDNLVENLLGDFEYEVQVPYLLYRNAAQEVNGIWFYNARECEEVANLFSRILNAFSKVPQKSKVSPTKSEFEELEAVPTMAVMDGPLEPSAPIASSVTDLPDDLAFVNFFSTAMTVGNASNATAVGQPYQSSALVPLPSHPASIPTPTVPTSQIPSPSLSASTPLMPILDAPDANSTSNQTTNLVKPSLFFVPPPSSSARLMPPVSSSTPTAPPLNPTVSLQRPYGAPLLQPFPPPNPPPSLTPASIPTSNYGPVISKDKVRDALLVLVQDNHFIDMVYRALLNAHQS, encoded by the exons atgtcTCAAAACGGTAAATTGATGCCCAATCTTGACCAACACAGCACAAAGCTCCTTAATTTAACAGTTCTTCAACGAATTGACCCTTTCGTCGAGGAAATTCTCATCACTGCTGCTCATGTCACCTTCTACGAGTTCAATATCGAACTCAGCCAATGG AGTCGCAAGGACGTGGAAGGATCTCTCTTTGTTGTCAAGAG GAATACACAGCCTCGTTTTCAGTTCATCGTAATGAATCGGCGGAATACAG ATAATTTGGTTGAAAATCTTCTGGGGGACTTTGAGTATGAAGTCCAGGTTCCATATCTTTTATATCGAAATGCTGCCCAAGAAGTAAATGGCATTTGGTTCTATAATGCACGTGAATGTGAAGAGGTTGCAAATCTTTTTAGCAG GATTCTTAATGCCTTTTCCAAGGTTCCTCAAAAGTCAAAAGTATCACCCACTAAAAG TGAGTTTGAGGAACTTGAAGCTGTACCGACTATGGCAGTTATGGATGGTCCTCTGGAGCCATCAGCACCAATTGCTTCCAGTGTCACTGATCTGCCTGATGATCTGGCCTTTGTGAACTTCTTTAGT ACAGCAATGACCGTTGGGAATGCTTCAAATGCAACTGCTGTTGGGCAACCTTACCAATCTTCAGCTCTGGTCCCTTTACCTTCCCATCCAGCTAGTATACCCACTCCCACTGTGCCGACCTCACAAATACCATCTCCTTCCTTGTCAGCATCTACTCCTTTAATGCCAATCCTTGATGCCCCTGATGCCAACAGCACCAGCAACCAAACCACTAATCTTGTAAAGCCCTCTTTATTTTTTGTTCCACCGCCATCATCTTCTGCACGGTTGATGCCTCCTGTCTCTTCATCCACTCCTACTGCTCCTCCACTTAATCCTACTGTGAGCCTACAACGCCCATATGGAGCTCCATTGCTTCAACCATTTCCACCACCCAATCCTCCACCATCTCTCACTCCTGCCTCTATTCCTACTTCAAATTATGGACCAGTTATTAGCAAAGACAAAGTTCGAGATGCACTTCTGGTGCTTGTTCAG GACAATCACTTTATTGACATGGTGTATCGAGCACTGCTGAATGCACATCAATCTTGA
- the LOC110626480 gene encoding small RNA-binding protein 11, chloroplastic, protein MMAFRGISKRFHLILSPSNPSYAASQFFFSRGFSSKLFVKGISFSSTEKSLAEAFSKFGHIVESKIIRDKASNRSKGFGYVTFATEDEARKALMEMNGKLVDGRPVFVDNA, encoded by the exons ATGATGGCTTTCAGAGGGATTTCCAAACGATTTCACCTTATTCTCTCTCCCTCAAACCCTAGTTATGCAGCATCTCAATTCTTCTTCTCCAGGGGATTCTCTTCCAAGCTCTTTGTCAAAG GTATATCTTTCTCCAGTACAGAGAAGTCATTAGCTGAAGCATTTTCAAAATTTGGTCATATTGTTGAAT CTAAAATAATAAGGGATAAAGCTAGCAACAGATCTAAAGGTTTTGGGTATGTGACCTTTGCTACTGAGGATGAAGCGAGAAAGGCCTTGATGGAGATGAATGGGAAG CTGGTAGATGGACGTCCTGTTTTCGTTGATAATGCTTAG